One Kineococcus radiotolerans SRS30216 = ATCC BAA-149 DNA window includes the following coding sequences:
- a CDS encoding HNH endonuclease has protein sequence MRTLVLNAGFEPLAVVSFRRALVLVLAGKASVVLADPDPVVGATMSLERPSVILLTRYVRVPRGQVVPVSRRGVLRRDHQRCAYCRGHATTIDHVLPRSRRGPDTWENLVACCVRCNNAKGDRTPEEMGWSMPFRPTAPRGASWAVRGAEQPDPRWDEFLAAAA, from the coding sequence GTGCGCACTCTCGTGCTGAACGCCGGCTTCGAGCCGCTCGCGGTGGTCTCCTTCCGCAGGGCCCTCGTCCTCGTCCTCGCCGGGAAGGCGTCGGTGGTCCTCGCCGACCCCGACCCCGTCGTCGGCGCGACGATGAGCCTGGAACGGCCGTCGGTCATCCTGCTGACCCGCTACGTCCGCGTCCCCCGCGGGCAGGTGGTCCCGGTCAGCCGGCGCGGCGTCCTGCGCCGCGACCACCAGCGCTGCGCCTACTGCCGCGGGCACGCCACGACCATCGACCACGTCCTGCCGCGCAGCCGCCGGGGGCCGGACACCTGGGAGAACCTCGTGGCCTGCTGCGTGCGGTGCAACAACGCCAAGGGCGACCGCACCCCCGAGGAGATGGGCTGGAGCATGCCCTTCCGGCCCACCGCGCCCCGCGGGGCGTCCTGGGCGGTGCGGGGCGCCGAGCAGCCCGACCCGCGCTGGGACGAGTTCCTGGCCGCGGCCGCCTGA
- a CDS encoding NUDIX hydrolase translates to MSTSQQAILVAVSTLIFALLPDRGGDVRVHLPLVRRTREPHDGQWALPGGWVRTAESLSDAGRRTLAETTGLRPRYLEQLYTFGRPDRSPGQRVVSVVYSALVRNHEAAAAVEGENVRWTSADDAVGLAFDHDEIVQYGLWRLRTKVQHAHVAQHFLEERFSLAQLREVHEAVLQRPLDPANFRRQVEASGTVVETGERQTGGRHRPPKLYRAVVPEGSAGPLMTAGPLA, encoded by the coding sequence GTGAGCACGTCCCAGCAGGCGATCCTCGTCGCGGTGTCGACGCTGATCTTCGCCCTGCTCCCCGACCGGGGCGGGGACGTGCGGGTCCACCTGCCGCTGGTGCGGCGCACCCGCGAGCCCCACGACGGGCAGTGGGCGCTGCCCGGCGGCTGGGTCCGCACCGCCGAGAGCCTCAGCGACGCCGGGCGCCGGACGCTGGCCGAGACGACGGGCCTGCGCCCGCGCTACCTCGAGCAGCTCTACACCTTCGGGCGCCCCGACCGCTCCCCCGGCCAGCGCGTCGTCTCCGTCGTGTACTCCGCCCTGGTGCGCAACCACGAGGCGGCCGCGGCCGTCGAGGGCGAGAACGTGCGCTGGACCTCCGCCGACGACGCGGTGGGCCTCGCCTTCGACCACGACGAGATCGTGCAGTACGGCCTGTGGCGGCTGCGCACGAAGGTGCAGCACGCCCACGTCGCGCAGCACTTCCTCGAGGAGCGGTTCTCCCTCGCGCAGTTGCGCGAGGTCCACGAGGCGGTGCTGCAACGTCCCCTCGACCCCGCGAACTTCCGGCGCCAGGTCGAGGCGTCGGGCACCGTGGTCGAGACCGGGGAACGCCAGACCGGCGGGCGGCACCGCCCGCCGAAGCTCTACCGCGCCGTCGTCCCGGAGGGGTCGGCCGGCCCGCTGATGACCGCCGGTCCGCTCGCCTGA
- a CDS encoding MFS transporter, with protein MSAPPAGPGPVRPRRRFLVDTTPLREVPAFRGLWIGQSLAAVGTQLTVVTVGLQVYALTSSTFAVGLVGIFALVPLVALGLYGGSLVDAHDRRRVALLASLALWVLSLAVAAQAWAHLDSVGLLYGLVALQSAAFAVNNPARSAIVPGIVPAAMLPAANALSGMTNAIALTLGPLLAGLLVGTWGFQAAYTVDAVTFVAALVGVQRLPAMPPEVLAGSQRPGLRSVLEGIRFLGTRPNVRMTFLVDLCAMVLAMPRVLYPALGAAELGGGARTVGLLGAGFAAGSVLAGLFSGPLGGVRRQGAVVVGCIAVYGASVAGFGLVLVLAPAGQTGKLALCVALLAVSGAADAVSSVFRGTILQVATPDALRGRLQGVFIVVVAGGPRLGDLVLGSTASAVGEGLAALAGGTACVVAVLALARGQRGFVRYDAHDPRP; from the coding sequence GTGAGCGCACCGCCGGCCGGTCCCGGCCCCGTCCGACCCCGCCGCCGGTTCCTCGTCGACACCACCCCGCTGCGCGAGGTCCCCGCCTTCCGCGGCCTGTGGATCGGGCAGTCCCTGGCCGCGGTGGGCACCCAGCTCACCGTCGTCACCGTGGGGTTGCAGGTCTACGCGCTGACCTCCTCCACGTTCGCCGTCGGCCTCGTCGGGATCTTCGCCCTCGTCCCGCTCGTCGCCCTCGGGCTCTACGGCGGGTCCCTCGTCGACGCCCACGACCGGCGGCGCGTGGCGCTGCTCGCCTCCCTCGCCCTGTGGGTGCTCTCCCTCGCGGTCGCCGCCCAGGCGTGGGCGCACCTGGACTCCGTCGGCCTGCTCTACGGGCTCGTCGCGCTGCAGAGCGCCGCCTTCGCCGTCAACAACCCCGCCCGCTCGGCCATCGTCCCCGGGATCGTGCCCGCCGCGATGCTGCCCGCCGCGAACGCGCTGTCGGGGATGACCAACGCCATCGCCCTCACCCTCGGGCCGCTGCTGGCCGGGCTGCTGGTGGGGACCTGGGGGTTCCAGGCCGCCTACACCGTGGACGCCGTGACCTTCGTGGCGGCGCTGGTCGGCGTGCAGCGCCTGCCGGCCATGCCGCCGGAGGTCTTGGCGGGCTCGCAGCGCCCGGGGCTGCGGTCGGTGCTGGAGGGGATCCGGTTCCTGGGCACCCGCCCCAACGTCCGGATGACGTTCCTCGTCGACCTCTGCGCCATGGTCCTCGCGATGCCCCGCGTCCTCTACCCGGCGCTGGGCGCCGCCGAGCTCGGCGGCGGGGCCCGCACCGTCGGCCTCCTCGGCGCCGGGTTCGCCGCCGGGTCCGTGCTGGCCGGGCTGTTCTCCGGCCCGCTGGGCGGGGTGCGGCGCCAGGGGGCCGTCGTCGTCGGCTGCATCGCCGTCTACGGCGCCTCGGTCGCCGGGTTCGGCCTCGTCCTGGTGCTCGCCCCCGCGGGCCAGACCGGGAAGCTCGCCCTCTGCGTCGCGCTGCTCGCGGTCTCCGGCGCCGCGGACGCGGTGAGCTCGGTCTTCCGCGGGACCATCCTGCAGGTCGCCACCCCCGACGCGCTGCGCGGGCGCCTGCAGGGGGTGTTCATCGTCGTCGTCGCCGGCGGACCCCGCCTCGGCGACCTCGTCCTCGGCTCCACGGCCTCGGCGGTGGGGGAGGGGCTCGCCGCGCTCGCGGGCGGGACGGCCTGCGTCGTCGCCGTGCTGGCCCTCGCCCGCGGCCAGCGGGGGTTCGTGCGCTACGACGCGCACGACCCCCGGCCCTGA
- a CDS encoding RNA-binding S4 domain-containing protein, with product MSVLDVEVTGTVRLGQFLKLAGAVDSGGEAREVLLAGQVTVNEEPEDRRGRQLSDGDVVALGTSAWRVLVEG from the coding sequence GTGAGCGTCCTCGACGTCGAGGTCACCGGGACCGTGCGGCTGGGGCAGTTCCTCAAGCTGGCCGGGGCCGTCGACTCCGGGGGCGAGGCGCGCGAGGTGCTGCTCGCCGGGCAGGTCACCGTCAACGAGGAGCCCGAGGACCGCCGGGGGCGTCAGCTCTCCGACGGCGACGTCGTGGCCCTCGGGACGTCGGCGTGGCGGGTGCTGGTCGAGGGGTGA
- a CDS encoding metal-dependent transcriptional regulator → MSDLIDTTEMYLKTVFELEEEGIVPMRARIAERLHHSGPTVSQTVARMERDGLLHVGTDRRLELTEAGEAKAMRVMRKHRLTERLLTDVIGLEWSLVHEEACRWEHVVSEEVEKRLVAILDHPHSSPYGNPIPGLAELGEDCASEDFRSGVQPLTSPGLEGRAVVVRRLGEPLQTDVPLLARLHAAGLLPGAEVVVTSVSPGVAVSVGGAVVDLTSTEASHVFVAPA, encoded by the coding sequence GTGAGCGATCTCATCGACACCACCGAGATGTACCTCAAGACGGTCTTCGAACTGGAAGAGGAAGGCATCGTGCCGATGCGCGCTCGCATCGCCGAGCGGCTGCACCACTCCGGGCCGACGGTCTCGCAGACGGTGGCGCGGATGGAGCGCGACGGGCTCCTGCACGTGGGCACCGACCGCCGGCTGGAGCTGACGGAGGCGGGCGAGGCGAAGGCCATGCGCGTCATGCGCAAGCACCGCCTCACCGAGCGCCTCCTCACCGACGTCATCGGGCTGGAGTGGAGCCTGGTCCACGAGGAGGCCTGCCGCTGGGAGCACGTCGTCTCCGAGGAGGTGGAGAAGCGGCTCGTGGCGATCCTGGACCACCCCCACTCCTCGCCGTACGGCAACCCCATCCCCGGTCTGGCCGAGCTGGGGGAGGACTGCGCGAGCGAGGACTTCCGCTCGGGCGTGCAGCCGCTGACCAGCCCCGGGCTGGAGGGCCGCGCGGTCGTGGTGCGCCGCCTCGGGGAGCCGCTGCAGACCGACGTGCCGCTGCTGGCCCGCCTGCACGCCGCGGGCCTGCTGCCCGGGGCCGAGGTCGTCGTGACGTCGGTCTCGCCCGGTGTCGCGGTGTCGGTCGGGGGAGCGGTGGTGGACCTGACGTCCACCGAGGCGTCGCACGTCTTCGTCGCGCCCGCCTGA
- a CDS encoding ATP-binding cassette domain-containing protein, translated as MPHRPAGRPGLTPRRLAGPLTSTAVALGVAAATAETLGAVVTGRIAGNPTAGLLAVLAALVVGASALDTLGRVALAAAVGRAEGALRADLLAAAFAQPVPALAEQAVGEVIDRVDDDPRQLARLLREAVWNLGRGLVRSLIGWVVAGLVWWPAWIAFPVVAVVVWLSVRRLTPLLVQRKVAEEVAWTDHAAQLEEAVAGRDDVRSSLGQPHVVRRYAQLAAGVLTRVRATSDLAATVARRTTLVLALVCSALVVGGTALVADGRLGVAQLVTVWLLSAGFAGDLTQISERLPEVQAGFGAVQRIRALLQAPSEPVGGAPVPPGPLGVAFRGVRFAHPGGFALRDVELEVPTGTTCALVGRSGSGKSTLAALLSRALEPPPGAVLLGGADVTGLDLHQLRRAVGVVTQRTELLAGTLRRNITLDADVAPERVDAAVDSLGLRDWVAGLPAGLETRLGPGGTTLSAGEEQLVAFARLLVRDVRVVVLDEATARMDPVTEHRVTAAAQRLLAGRTGLLIAHRLSTTARADGVAVLEDGRVVQRGPREELARTPGPFADLLRAGGHEELAEEHHDGSVLLPRPRRHPRGEAGAARPRLARAVWAAITRYKRWGVLGAVLFAAVSVIGLYGAVEGWLWGLVVEGLQRGGGWEEVRVPAAALVLTLLAVPFALSGALRVYPLWWNAVTLSTRLAVLRGQTRQRRLTRVPAGEVAARCLDSERFVLYVDRCVDVVIGLFVATVTAAVARDLTAGAVVAAVMVGSAAVSVAGTGVSGRRGRAAGDARAAFGRELGSAVDAARTVKLAAAVPDVLASLARVDAARVRASVGEFRVRALLEGVPGVLVQCGVVATWLLHLLGRWSLADALLVSTAVAGASYYGTVAGAVITEAPVAREWLRAVTALSGTGDVVRLPPGIDLVRGTAPPPATPPKQPLRRLSAHGFAAVHDDGTVGVQDVDLQVEAGELVLLTGRVGSGKSSLLAALAGLVDHEGSLRWNGSEVEDPQTFLRPGQVGYVAQVPRVLSGSFTDNVTLDHPHARALAARAVRDARLARDVTAAGGDGALIGHRGVRLSGGQVQRLALARALATGADLLVADDVSSALDARTELELWEALRDRGTTVIGSSSKRSALRAADRVVVLVEGRVAASGPWAELEGEWGFLAG; from the coding sequence GTGCCCCACCGCCCGGCCGGACGTCCCGGCCTGACCCCCCGGCGGCTCGCGGGCCCCCTGACGAGCACCGCGGTGGCCCTCGGCGTCGCCGCGGCCACCGCGGAGACCCTCGGCGCCGTCGTCACCGGGCGCATCGCCGGGAACCCCACCGCGGGGCTGCTCGCCGTCCTCGCCGCGCTCGTCGTCGGGGCCAGCGCCCTCGACACCCTCGGGCGGGTGGCGCTCGCCGCCGCCGTCGGGCGGGCCGAGGGCGCGCTGCGCGCCGACCTGCTCGCCGCCGCCTTCGCCCAGCCCGTCCCCGCCCTGGCCGAGCAGGCCGTCGGGGAGGTCATCGACCGCGTCGACGACGACCCCCGCCAGCTCGCCCGGCTGCTGCGCGAAGCGGTGTGGAACCTCGGGCGCGGGCTCGTCCGCTCCCTCATCGGCTGGGTCGTGGCCGGTCTCGTGTGGTGGCCGGCGTGGATCGCGTTCCCCGTCGTCGCCGTCGTCGTCTGGCTGTCCGTGCGCCGGCTCACCCCGCTGCTGGTGCAGCGCAAGGTCGCCGAGGAGGTCGCCTGGACCGACCACGCCGCCCAGCTGGAGGAGGCCGTCGCCGGTCGCGACGACGTCCGCTCCAGCCTGGGGCAGCCGCACGTCGTGCGCCGCTACGCCCAGCTCGCCGCCGGCGTCCTCACCCGCGTCCGCGCCACCAGCGACCTCGCCGCCACCGTCGCCCGCCGGACCACCCTCGTGCTGGCCCTCGTCTGCTCCGCGCTCGTCGTCGGCGGGACCGCGCTCGTCGCCGACGGCCGGCTCGGCGTCGCGCAGCTCGTCACCGTCTGGCTGCTGTCCGCGGGCTTCGCCGGCGACCTCACCCAGATCAGCGAGCGCCTCCCCGAGGTCCAGGCCGGCTTCGGCGCGGTGCAGCGCATCCGCGCGCTGCTGCAGGCCCCGTCCGAGCCCGTGGGCGGGGCGCCCGTCCCCCCGGGCCCGCTGGGCGTGGCGTTCCGGGGGGTCCGCTTCGCCCACCCCGGCGGGTTCGCGCTGCGCGACGTGGAGCTGGAGGTCCCCACCGGGACGACCTGCGCCCTCGTCGGGCGCAGCGGCTCGGGCAAGTCCACGCTGGCCGCGCTGCTCTCCCGCGCCCTGGAACCACCGCCCGGTGCGGTGCTCCTCGGCGGCGCCGACGTCACCGGGCTCGACCTGCACCAGCTGCGGCGGGCCGTGGGGGTCGTCACCCAGCGCACCGAGCTGCTGGCCGGGACCCTGCGCCGCAACATCACCCTCGACGCCGACGTCGCGCCCGAGCGGGTCGACGCCGCCGTGGACTCCCTGGGCCTGCGCGACTGGGTCGCGGGGCTGCCCGCCGGCCTGGAGACCCGCCTCGGCCCCGGCGGGACCACCCTCTCCGCCGGGGAGGAGCAGCTCGTCGCCTTCGCCCGCCTCCTCGTGCGCGACGTGCGCGTCGTCGTCCTCGACGAGGCCACCGCCCGGATGGACCCCGTCACCGAGCACCGCGTCACCGCCGCCGCGCAGCGCCTGCTCGCCGGCCGCACCGGCCTGCTCATCGCCCACCGGCTCTCCACCACCGCCCGCGCCGACGGGGTCGCTGTCCTCGAGGACGGCCGGGTCGTGCAGCGCGGGCCGCGCGAGGAGCTCGCCCGCACCCCCGGCCCCTTCGCGGACCTGCTGCGCGCCGGCGGGCACGAGGAGCTCGCCGAGGAGCACCACGACGGGTCCGTGCTGCTGCCCCGGCCCCGCCGCCACCCGCGCGGGGAAGCCGGCGCCGCCCGTCCCCGGCTGGCCCGCGCGGTGTGGGCGGCGATCACCCGGTACAAGCGGTGGGGCGTGCTCGGCGCCGTCCTCTTCGCCGCCGTCTCGGTGATCGGGCTCTACGGGGCGGTCGAGGGCTGGTTGTGGGGCCTCGTCGTCGAGGGCCTGCAGCGCGGCGGGGGGTGGGAGGAGGTCCGGGTCCCGGCCGCGGCCCTCGTCCTCACCCTGCTCGCCGTCCCGTTCGCGCTCAGCGGGGCCCTGCGCGTCTACCCGCTGTGGTGGAACGCCGTCACCCTGTCGACGCGGCTGGCGGTGCTGCGCGGGCAGACCCGCCAGCGCCGGCTGACCCGCGTCCCGGCCGGCGAGGTCGCCGCCCGCTGCCTGGACTCCGAGCGCTTCGTCCTCTACGTCGACCGCTGCGTCGACGTCGTCATCGGCCTCTTCGTGGCCACCGTCACCGCCGCCGTCGCCCGCGACCTGACCGCCGGGGCCGTCGTGGCCGCCGTCATGGTCGGCTCCGCCGCGGTCTCCGTCGCCGGGACGGGGGTCTCGGGCCGCCGCGGGCGCGCCGCCGGGGACGCGCGCGCCGCCTTCGGGCGCGAGCTCGGCTCGGCCGTCGACGCCGCGCGGACGGTGAAGCTCGCCGCCGCGGTGCCCGACGTCCTCGCCTCCCTGGCCCGGGTCGACGCGGCCCGGGTCCGAGCCTCGGTCGGGGAGTTCCGGGTCCGCGCCCTCCTCGAGGGCGTCCCCGGGGTCCTCGTGCAGTGCGGGGTCGTCGCCACCTGGCTGCTGCACCTGCTCGGCCGCTGGTCGCTGGCCGACGCGCTGCTCGTCTCCACCGCCGTCGCCGGCGCCTCCTACTACGGCACCGTCGCCGGCGCCGTCATCACCGAGGCCCCCGTCGCGCGGGAGTGGCTGCGCGCGGTGACCGCCCTGTCCGGCACCGGCGACGTCGTCCGCCTCCCGCCCGGGATCGACCTCGTGCGCGGCACCGCGCCCCCTCCCGCGACCCCGCCCAAGCAGCCGCTGCGGCGGTTGTCCGCGCACGGGTTCGCGGCCGTGCACGACGACGGGACCGTCGGCGTGCAGGACGTCGACCTGCAGGTCGAGGCGGGGGAGCTGGTGCTGCTCACCGGCCGCGTCGGCTCGGGGAAGTCCAGCCTGCTCGCGGCGCTGGCCGGTCTCGTCGACCACGAGGGGTCGCTGCGCTGGAACGGTTCGGAGGTGGAGGACCCCCAGACGTTCCTGCGCCCGGGGCAGGTCGGCTACGTCGCCCAGGTGCCGCGGGTGCTCTCGGGCAGCTTCACCGACAACGTGACCCTCGACCACCCCCACGCCCGCGCCCTGGCCGCGCGCGCCGTGCGCGACGCCCGCCTGGCCCGCGACGTCACCGCCGCCGGCGGCGACGGCGCGCTCATCGGGCACCGGGGCGTCCGGCTCTCCGGCGGGCAGGTGCAGCGCCTGGCGCTGGCCCGCGCGCTCGCGACCGGCGCGGACCTCCTCGTCGCCGACGACGTGTCCTCCGCGCTGGACGCCCGCACCGAGCTGGAGCTGTGGGAGGCGTTGCGGGACAGGGGGACCACGGTCATCGGGTCCTCCTCCAAGCGGTCCGCGCTGCGGGCCGCGGACCGGGTCGTGGTCCTCGTCGAGGGCCGGGTCGCGGCGAGCGGGCCGTGGGCGGAGCTGGAGGGGGAGTGGGGGTTCCTCGCCGGGTGA
- the nadA gene encoding quinolinate synthase NadA, translated as MASVPTQIALLTRAPGGSDATCDPDLPTAPWQFDAVPGAPLPLPTYGAGASRQDPVPAGSPVQQQIPAEYRLLPAEELHRRIVAAKAALGSRVSILGHAYQRDEIVEHADFVGDSFQLAQQSQRHPEAEFVVFCGVHFMAETADLLTTPDQPVILPNLAAGCSMADMADIDSVQACWEQLEALYGTEPDADGRVPVIPVTYMNSAAALKGFCGAHGGIVCTSSNAREVLEWAFERGQRVLFFPDQHLGRNTAKAMGVDVARMPVWDPRKPRGGNSAEALADARVVLWRGWCSVHQRFTVEQIAAARAANPDVRVVVHPECPMEVVDAADEAGSTQYIQRVVDAAPAGTAFAIGTEVNMVRRLADTRPDLTIDCLDPVVCPCSTMYRIHPAYLAWVLESLLEGRVVNRVSVDPDVAANARTAVERMLAVHP; from the coding sequence ATGGCGTCCGTCCCCACCCAGATCGCCCTGCTCACCCGCGCCCCGGGAGGGTCCGACGCCACCTGCGACCCGGACCTGCCCACCGCGCCGTGGCAGTTCGACGCCGTCCCCGGCGCGCCCCTGCCGCTGCCGACCTACGGCGCCGGTGCGTCGCGGCAGGACCCCGTCCCCGCCGGTTCCCCCGTGCAGCAGCAGATCCCCGCCGAGTACCGGTTGCTGCCCGCCGAGGAGCTGCACCGCCGCATCGTCGCCGCGAAGGCCGCCCTGGGGTCGCGGGTGTCCATCCTCGGGCACGCCTACCAGCGCGACGAGATCGTCGAGCACGCCGACTTCGTGGGCGACTCCTTCCAGCTCGCCCAGCAGTCCCAGCGCCACCCCGAGGCGGAGTTCGTCGTGTTCTGCGGGGTGCACTTCATGGCCGAGACCGCCGACCTGCTGACCACCCCCGACCAGCCGGTGATCCTGCCCAACCTGGCCGCCGGCTGCTCGATGGCCGACATGGCCGACATCGACTCCGTGCAGGCCTGCTGGGAGCAGCTGGAGGCGCTGTACGGGACCGAACCCGACGCCGACGGGCGCGTCCCGGTGATCCCGGTGACGTACATGAACTCCGCCGCCGCCCTGAAGGGTTTCTGCGGCGCGCACGGCGGGATCGTCTGCACCAGTTCCAACGCCCGCGAGGTCCTGGAGTGGGCCTTCGAGCGCGGGCAGCGCGTCCTGTTCTTCCCCGACCAGCACCTGGGCCGCAACACGGCCAAGGCGATGGGCGTCGACGTGGCGCGGATGCCGGTGTGGGACCCGCGCAAACCCCGCGGCGGGAACTCCGCGGAGGCGCTCGCCGACGCGCGGGTCGTGCTGTGGCGCGGCTGGTGCTCGGTGCACCAGCGGTTCACCGTCGAGCAGATCGCCGCGGCCCGCGCCGCGAACCCCGACGTGCGGGTCGTCGTGCACCCGGAGTGCCCGATGGAGGTCGTCGACGCCGCCGACGAGGCCGGGTCCACGCAGTACATCCAGCGCGTCGTCGACGCCGCCCCGGCGGGCACGGCCTTCGCCATCGGCACCGAGGTGAACATGGTCCGCCGCCTCGCCGACACCCGCCCGGACCTGACGATCGACTGCCTCGACCCCGTCGTGTGCCCGTGCTCGACGATGTACCGCATCCACCCCGCCTACCTCGCCTGGGTGCTGGAGTCGCTGCTGGAGGGCCGGGTCGTGAACCGGGTCAGCGTCGACCCCGACGTGGCGGCGAACGCGCGCACGGCGGTGGAGCGCATGCTGGCCGTGCACCCGTGA
- a CDS encoding C40 family peptidase, translated as MTTRVQARHRASARVRTPLTDLSDSVARTAGGAARTGAVVAAAGGLLVSVALPAGAATSAAPAAVGSTLASAATAVPAAFGTTAAGVVSAPATATVLSTTATFAAAPAPAPVVVAPVVAAPAIERATRTSDAVPVVASSVAAPALVVEPAPVVAAVVAAPAPAPAPEPAPAPAPAPAPLGQRILEVADDYAGVPYVYGGTTPSGFDCSGFTSYVYRQVGVEIPRTANAQKQAAAGISRGNAVPGDLVFFSNGSGRAYHVGIYAGGNTMWDAPRAGKPVQLRAIWSDAVTFGRLAPTA; from the coding sequence TTGACGACTCGCGTCCAGGCGCGCCACCGCGCCTCCGCTCGTGTTCGCACCCCCCTGACCGACCTGTCCGACAGCGTCGCCCGCACCGCCGGCGGCGCCGCCCGCACCGGTGCCGTCGTCGCCGCCGCCGGCGGGCTCCTCGTCTCCGTCGCCCTCCCCGCGGGCGCCGCGACGAGCGCCGCCCCCGCCGCCGTCGGCTCCACCCTCGCCTCGGCGGCCACCGCGGTCCCCGCGGCCTTCGGCACCACCGCCGCCGGCGTCGTCTCCGCCCCGGCCACGGCGACGGTCCTCTCGACCACCGCCACCTTCGCCGCCGCCCCGGCCCCCGCGCCGGTCGTCGTGGCCCCCGTCGTCGCCGCCCCGGCCATCGAGCGGGCGACCCGCACCTCCGACGCCGTCCCGGTCGTGGCCTCCAGCGTCGCCGCGCCCGCCCTCGTGGTCGAGCCCGCCCCGGTGGTCGCGGCCGTCGTCGCGGCCCCCGCCCCCGCTCCGGCCCCCGAGCCGGCTCCGGCCCCCGCGCCGGCCCCCGCCCCGCTGGGTCAGCGCATCCTCGAGGTGGCCGACGACTACGCCGGCGTCCCCTACGTCTACGGCGGCACCACCCCCTCCGGGTTCGACTGCTCCGGCTTCACCAGCTACGTGTACCGGCAGGTCGGCGTCGAGATCCCGCGCACCGCCAACGCCCAGAAGCAGGCCGCGGCCGGCATCTCCCGCGGCAACGCCGTCCCCGGCGACCTCGTGTTCTTCAGCAACGGCTCCGGCCGCGCCTACCACGTGGGGATCTACGCGGGCGGCAACACCATGTGGGACGCCCCCCGCGCCGGCAAGCCCGTCCAGCTGCGGGCGATCTGGTCCGACGCCGTCACCTTCGGGCGGCTCGCGCCCACGGCCTGA
- a CDS encoding cryptochrome/photolyase family protein, with protein sequence MTSVLWFRRDLRLSDHPALLAAAADGDVLPLFVIDPALWGPSGDVRRTYLLRSLRSLDAALGGALVVERGDPAVVVDRVAARIGASRVHVTADAGPLGRRRDDAVGRALAAGGRELVRTGTPYAIGPGTLRTGSGSPFQVFTPFSRAWRAHGWPAPADSPGAVRWVGDGEGVDGGHWPDEPDLGGLTLPEAGEDAAHERWHRFLDHALADYDGDRDRPDRDGTSQLSHALKWGELHPRTLLAALRGQSSKGAETYATELCWRDFYADVLWHRPDSAREYYKPQLAGLRYAEPGEQFRAWAEGRTGFPIVDAGMRQMRAVGWVHNRVRMITASFLVKDLHVEWQHGGREFMHWLRDADLASNMHGWQWVAGSGTDASPFFRVFNPVTQGQRFDPDGDYVRRFVPELRHLPGKSVHTPWEAADGYAHGYPERIVDHAHEREVALAEYARVRG encoded by the coding sequence GTGACCAGCGTCCTGTGGTTCCGCCGCGACCTCCGGCTCAGCGACCACCCGGCCCTGCTGGCCGCGGCCGCCGACGGCGACGTCCTGCCCCTCTTCGTGATCGACCCCGCCCTGTGGGGTCCCTCCGGCGACGTCCGGCGCACCTACCTGCTGCGCTCGCTGCGCTCGCTGGACGCCGCGCTGGGCGGGGCCCTCGTCGTCGAGCGCGGCGACCCGGCGGTGGTCGTGGACCGCGTGGCCGCCCGGATCGGGGCGTCCCGGGTGCACGTCACCGCCGACGCCGGCCCCCTCGGGCGGCGCCGCGACGACGCCGTCGGGCGCGCGCTCGCGGCGGGCGGGCGCGAGCTGGTCCGGACCGGCACGCCCTACGCGATCGGCCCGGGGACCCTGCGCACCGGGTCCGGGAGCCCGTTCCAAGTGTTCACGCCGTTCTCCCGGGCCTGGCGCGCGCACGGCTGGCCCGCCCCGGCCGACTCCCCCGGCGCGGTGCGCTGGGTCGGGGACGGCGAGGGCGTCGACGGCGGGCACTGGCCCGACGAACCCGACCTCGGCGGGCTGACCCTGCCCGAGGCCGGGGAGGACGCCGCGCACGAGCGCTGGCACCGCTTCCTCGACCACGCCCTCGCCGACTACGACGGGGACCGCGACCGCCCCGACCGCGACGGGACCTCCCAGCTCTCGCACGCGCTGAAGTGGGGCGAGCTGCACCCCCGGACGCTGCTGGCGGCCCTGCGCGGGCAGTCCTCGAAGGGGGCCGAGACGTACGCCACCGAGCTGTGCTGGCGCGACTTCTACGCCGACGTGCTGTGGCACCGCCCCGACTCGGCCCGGGAGTACTACAAGCCGCAGCTGGCCGGGCTGCGCTACGCCGAACCCGGGGAGCAGTTCCGGGCCTGGGCCGAGGGCCGCACCGGCTTCCCGATCGTCGACGCCGGGATGCGCCAGATGCGCGCCGTCGGGTGGGTGCACAACCGGGTCCGGATGATCACCGCGAGCTTCCTCGTCAAGGACCTGCACGTGGAGTGGCAGCACGGCGGGCGGGAGTTCATGCACTGGCTGCGCGACGCGGACCTGGCCAGCAACATGCACGGCTGGCAGTGGGTCGCGGGCTCCGGCACCGACGCCTCGCCGTTCTTCCGGGTCTTCAACCCCGTCACCCAGGGTCAGAGGTTCGACCCCGACGGCGACTACGTCCGCCGCTTCGTCCCCGAGCTGCGCCACCTCCCGGGGAAGTCGGTGCACACGCCCTGGGAGGCGGCCGACGGCTACGCCCACGGCTACCCCGAGCGCATCGTCGACCACGCCCACGAGCGGGAGGTCGCCCTGGCGGAGTACGCCCGGGTCAGGGGCTGA